The following proteins come from a genomic window of Actinopolyspora saharensis:
- a CDS encoding phosphoglycerate dehydrogenase — protein MSSILITTPTFGRFSAEPGNVLAEAGDVIHPHDTHPMSPGELLERVPRADALIVGMDTIDTDVLDAGTRLRVIAKHGVGVDTIDVAAARQRGIRVVSAPGSNARAVAELAFGLMLAAARKLTTAHTAVLDARWPKPFGPELAGKTLGILGFGRIGRLLAGYAGAFGMRVLAHDPHLDAEEIAAHGAHPVGFTECLSEAEFVSLHLPGGSDERPLLDRAALESMQRGAVLVNTARGGLVDGNALAELLRRGQLGGAGLDAFALEPPSVQDPLLNAPNVVLSPHIGACSHEANHNMGMTVAADVVRVLSGREPDNEVPQPPAR, from the coding sequence ATGTCCTCGATCCTGATCACCACACCGACCTTCGGCAGGTTCTCCGCGGAGCCGGGGAACGTCCTCGCCGAAGCGGGAGACGTGATCCACCCCCACGACACGCACCCCATGTCGCCGGGAGAACTGCTGGAGAGGGTCCCCCGGGCGGACGCGCTGATCGTCGGGATGGACACCATCGACACCGACGTCCTCGACGCCGGGACGCGGCTGCGCGTGATCGCCAAGCACGGAGTCGGCGTGGACACCATCGACGTCGCCGCCGCGCGGCAACGGGGCATCAGGGTGGTTTCCGCGCCGGGCAGCAACGCGCGTGCCGTGGCCGAGCTGGCTTTCGGACTGATGCTGGCGGCCGCGCGGAAGCTGACAACAGCGCACACGGCAGTGCTCGACGCCCGGTGGCCCAAACCCTTCGGGCCGGAACTCGCGGGGAAAACGCTCGGCATTCTCGGCTTCGGACGCATCGGACGACTGCTGGCAGGATACGCCGGTGCCTTCGGGATGAGGGTGCTGGCCCACGATCCGCACCTGGACGCCGAGGAGATCGCCGCGCACGGAGCGCACCCCGTCGGGTTCACCGAGTGCCTCAGCGAGGCCGAGTTCGTGAGTCTGCACCTGCCGGGCGGCTCCGACGAGCGGCCACTGCTCGACCGCGCGGCGCTCGAATCGATGCAACGCGGTGCCGTGCTGGTCAACACCGCCCGCGGCGGACTCGTGGACGGAAACGCGCTGGCCGAACTGCTGCGTCGAGGCCAGCTGGGCGGAGCCGGCCTCGACGCTTTCGCACTCGAACCACCCTCCGTGCAGGACCCGCTGCTCAACGCTCCCAACGTCGTGCTGAGCCCGCACATCGGGGCCTGCAGCCACGAGGCCAATCACAACATGGGCATGACCGTCGCCGCGGACGTCGTGCGCGTGCTGAGCGGCCGGGAGCCGGACAACGAGGTTCCGCAACCGCCAGCACGCTGA
- a CDS encoding sialidase family protein, with protein sequence MDASGPAEERNHRTALLTAPAPQSHAANLMPLPNGDLGCAWFAGTQEGMSDIDIWFARFRPDGTWSRPERISADPHHSEQNPVLFPTPRGELWLLYTAQHAGDQDTAEVRVRVSHDSGHTWGPARTLVPASGSRGVFIRQPLVVLDSGRWLLPVFHCVRPERGKWRGDHDTSAVLVSDDEGATWQHHDVPDSTGCVHMNIVRTADDGLLALFRRRQADAIHASRSTDGANWTPPEPTELPNNNSSIQLTPLRDGGLALVYNASSAADATARRTSLYDEINQDSGETAEEEPPGLAFWGAPRAPLTLALSPDNGKTWPFRHDIETGDGYCLTNDSRNGVNRELSYPSVTQTPDGALHIAFTRFRQAIKHVRLTPDQVFT encoded by the coding sequence GTGGACGCTTCCGGCCCCGCGGAGGAACGAAACCACCGCACGGCCCTCCTGACCGCCCCCGCTCCCCAGTCCCACGCCGCCAACCTGATGCCCCTGCCGAACGGTGACCTGGGCTGCGCGTGGTTCGCGGGAACCCAGGAGGGCATGTCGGACATCGACATCTGGTTCGCGCGATTCCGCCCCGACGGAACGTGGAGCAGGCCCGAACGCATCTCCGCCGACCCGCACCACTCCGAGCAGAACCCCGTGCTCTTCCCGACACCGCGCGGCGAGCTCTGGCTGCTCTACACCGCGCAGCACGCGGGAGACCAGGACACCGCCGAGGTCCGGGTGCGCGTCTCGCACGACTCCGGGCACACCTGGGGCCCCGCGCGCACGCTCGTCCCGGCGAGCGGATCGCGGGGCGTCTTCATCCGGCAACCGCTCGTGGTGCTGGACTCGGGACGCTGGCTGCTGCCGGTCTTCCACTGCGTGCGCCCGGAGCGCGGCAAGTGGCGAGGTGATCACGACACCAGCGCGGTCCTCGTCTCCGACGACGAGGGGGCGACGTGGCAGCACCACGACGTCCCGGACAGCACGGGATGCGTGCACATGAACATCGTCCGCACCGCCGACGACGGACTGCTGGCGCTGTTCCGCCGCAGGCAGGCCGACGCCATACACGCCAGCCGCTCCACCGACGGAGCGAACTGGACCCCTCCCGAGCCCACCGAACTGCCGAACAACAACTCCTCGATCCAGCTGACGCCACTGCGCGACGGCGGACTGGCGCTGGTCTACAACGCGAGCAGCGCCGCGGACGCCACCGCGCGCCGCACCTCGCTGTACGACGAGATCAACCAGGACTCCGGGGAAACCGCCGAGGAGGAACCTCCGGGGCTGGCGTTCTGGGGCGCTCCGCGCGCTCCGCTGACGCTGGCCCTCTCCCCGGACAACGGCAAGACCTGGCCCTTCCGGCACGACATCGAGACCGGCGACGGCTACTGCCTGACCAACGACTCGCGGAACGGCGTGAACCGGGAGCTCTCCTACCCGTCGGTGACCCAGACCCCCGACGGTGCGCTGCACATCGCGTTCACCCGCTTCCGACAGGCCATCAAGCACGTGCGCCTGACGCCCGACCAGGTCTTCACCTAG
- a CDS encoding Nramp family divalent metal transporter: protein MRNDTPPQEPPVGTVPTETTPASPPTKFSEYVRSLGPGIVVVVSWLGTGDFISASVSGSNFGYALIWTLLIAILSRYFIVSTMSRYQLCNSVGDETILDGYGRVWRGFPMYIGATTCVLGFIYVSFLLIAAGTALDHLFTGVVALGQWGTFLWAVPTMVAALWLASRRSGHYRALEIVAQITMGVLVISFLVALVGTGVDFGKLFGGLLFEMPPGEAGYITAASTAVGLIGAVGGSAANLLYPYLMHEKGWRGSGYRKLQRLDLRFGTLVMFGLVLAVWVVAAETLHGTGQGVSSADGLALMMEKAIGPAGPSIMWCAVFFTVFNNIVTQPRVFVRMFTESLHKSRPARAERIRAAHPSAELNHKELFLHDRLFWVIFTVIMTVPLVFSLPVMPGMVVLTLMGNSVNVLTVPAVIIGLIVMTTRRDLMPRSHVNKWWQTTILVLIGAVGLWATYELVLSIVNLGG from the coding sequence ATGCGCAACGACACCCCACCACAAGAACCTCCCGTCGGCACGGTGCCCACCGAAACGACCCCGGCCTCCCCGCCCACCAAGTTCTCCGAATACGTCAGGAGTCTGGGCCCCGGCATCGTCGTGGTCGTGTCCTGGCTGGGAACGGGGGATTTCATCAGCGCCTCGGTATCGGGGTCCAATTTCGGATACGCGCTGATCTGGACACTGCTGATCGCGATTCTGTCGCGGTACTTCATCGTCTCGACGATGTCCCGGTACCAGCTGTGCAACAGCGTCGGCGACGAGACGATACTCGACGGCTACGGACGCGTGTGGCGCGGATTCCCGATGTACATCGGAGCCACCACCTGCGTGCTCGGATTCATCTACGTGTCCTTCCTGCTGATCGCCGCGGGAACGGCACTGGACCACCTGTTCACCGGAGTGGTCGCCCTGGGGCAGTGGGGCACCTTCCTCTGGGCCGTTCCCACCATGGTGGCGGCGCTGTGGCTCGCCTCCCGCCGGAGCGGGCACTACCGAGCCCTGGAGATCGTCGCGCAGATCACCATGGGCGTTCTCGTGATCAGCTTCCTCGTCGCCCTGGTGGGAACCGGTGTCGACTTCGGGAAGCTGTTCGGCGGGCTGCTGTTCGAAATGCCCCCGGGAGAAGCGGGCTACATCACCGCGGCCAGCACCGCCGTGGGACTCATCGGCGCGGTCGGCGGCTCCGCGGCGAACCTGCTCTACCCCTACCTCATGCACGAGAAGGGGTGGCGCGGAAGCGGCTACCGCAAGTTGCAGCGACTCGACCTGCGCTTCGGCACGCTGGTGATGTTCGGGCTCGTGCTGGCCGTCTGGGTCGTGGCCGCGGAAACCCTGCACGGCACCGGCCAGGGCGTGTCCTCGGCGGACGGACTCGCCCTCATGATGGAGAAGGCGATCGGCCCGGCCGGTCCGTCCATCATGTGGTGCGCGGTGTTCTTCACGGTGTTCAACAACATCGTCACCCAGCCACGGGTCTTCGTGCGCATGTTCACCGAATCGCTGCACAAGTCCCGCCCGGCCAGGGCCGAGCGCATCAGGGCGGCGCACCCGAGCGCGGAATTGAACCACAAGGAACTCTTCCTGCACGACCGCCTCTTCTGGGTGATCTTCACCGTCATCATGACGGTGCCCCTCGTCTTCTCCCTGCCGGTCATGCCCGGGATGGTCGTGCTCACCCTGATGGGCAACTCCGTCAACGTGCTGACGGTTCCCGCGGTGATAATCGGCCTGATCGTCATGACCACGCGGCGCGATCTCATGCCGCGGTCGCACGTCAACAAGTGGTGGCAGACCACGATCCTGGTTCTCATCGGCGCGGTAGGACTCTGGGCGACCTACGAGCTGGTCCTCAGCATCGTGAACCTGGGCGGCTGA
- a CDS encoding Nramp family divalent metal transporter — MADDAAKPESTAPGTGATDPYALRPEDVREAPTTLSGRLRHLGPGLVLSAAVVGSGELIVTTSLGARAGFVLLWLVIISTAVKVWVQLELAGWTILTGKPALRGFAQIPPRIGRVGWINWLWIGMDFTKMIQRGGIIGGVAVACSILWPIVGTPLSFPSVLTWTALITAGLVLLLHSGRYSVVERSAVVAVGFFTVSTVALALGLPLTPFAYGLEDIGTGMSFAIPSGTLGIAVSMFGLTGVGADEMTTYTYWCLEKGYARWTGPDDGTEQRARRAEGWLRVMRLDVLVSWLVCTVCTFSFYVIGAAVLRPQNLVPSGNEMITTLSRIYTDTMGPWAEYLFLFGAIAVLGATAIGSAASVPRLWTNTLGLLGIIDWDDPVVRHRTIRVLTMLFPPLWAAFYLFARSPVLMVQIGGIGSGVFLIAVVAAVWRLRFSEVDSRFRSGKLPTAALVVSSIAIGVLGLYTIADVFGLGPG; from the coding sequence ATGGCCGACGACGCCGCGAAGCCCGAGAGCACCGCTCCGGGCACCGGAGCAACCGATCCGTACGCGTTACGTCCGGAAGACGTGCGCGAGGCACCGACCACGCTGTCGGGCCGACTGCGACATCTGGGCCCCGGCCTGGTCCTGTCCGCCGCCGTGGTCGGTTCCGGCGAACTGATCGTAACCACCTCGCTGGGGGCCCGAGCCGGATTCGTGCTGCTGTGGCTGGTGATCATCAGCACCGCGGTGAAAGTCTGGGTGCAGCTGGAGCTGGCCGGCTGGACCATCCTCACCGGCAAGCCCGCGCTGCGGGGGTTCGCTCAGATCCCACCCCGAATCGGGCGCGTCGGCTGGATCAACTGGCTCTGGATCGGGATGGACTTCACCAAGATGATCCAACGGGGCGGGATCATCGGTGGGGTGGCCGTGGCGTGCTCGATACTGTGGCCGATCGTCGGCACACCGCTGAGTTTCCCCTCCGTGCTGACCTGGACCGCGCTGATCACGGCCGGACTGGTCCTGCTGCTGCACAGCGGCCGTTACAGCGTTGTCGAGCGCAGTGCGGTGGTTGCGGTCGGTTTCTTCACAGTCAGCACCGTCGCCCTGGCCCTGGGGCTGCCGTTGACCCCCTTCGCCTACGGCCTCGAGGACATCGGCACGGGAATGAGCTTCGCGATCCCTTCGGGAACCCTCGGCATAGCGGTCTCCATGTTCGGTCTCACCGGGGTGGGGGCCGACGAGATGACCACCTACACCTACTGGTGCCTGGAAAAGGGGTACGCCCGTTGGACCGGCCCGGACGACGGAACCGAACAGCGCGCCCGCCGTGCCGAGGGATGGCTTCGCGTGATGCGCCTGGACGTGCTCGTCTCCTGGCTGGTGTGCACGGTGTGCACTTTCTCGTTCTACGTGATCGGCGCCGCTGTGCTGCGTCCGCAGAACCTGGTCCCGAGCGGCAACGAGATGATCACCACGCTGTCCAGGATCTACACGGACACCATGGGGCCGTGGGCGGAGTACTTGTTCCTGTTCGGCGCCATCGCCGTACTCGGAGCCACCGCGATCGGTTCAGCAGCCAGCGTTCCCCGGTTGTGGACCAACACCCTGGGACTGCTGGGGATCATCGACTGGGACGATCCGGTAGTCCGGCACCGGACGATACGCGTTCTGACCATGTTGTTTCCTCCGCTGTGGGCGGCATTCTACCTCTTCGCGCGTTCACCGGTGCTGATGGTCCAGATCGGTGGCATAGGAAGTGGTGTGTTCCTGATCGCGGTGGTCGCAGCTGTATGGCGCCTCCGCTTCTCCGAGGTGGATTCCCGGTTCCGCTCCGGCAAGTTGCCCACCGCGGCTCTCGTCGTCAGCAGTATCGCGATCGGAGTGCTGGGGCTGTACACCATTGCCGACGTGTTCGGTCTCGGCCCGGGCTGA
- a CDS encoding HpcH/HpaI aldolase family protein, protein MNTAEFARKIRARERLIGYWSVLDAPIATERIGRLGYDYVAIDGQHGLVGYSGILNGMMAVDAGGRAVGLVRVESNDPAVIGRALDAGAAGVIVPLIDTPADAAAAVDATRYPPQGSRSYGPMRSGLRIGPEPAEANSGTTVLAMIETARALDNLQEICATPGLDGVYVGPSDLCLAVGGAFPGDQSVSEVFEQAVTDIRESAERAGIAAGVHTPNGATAARRLAEGYTFASIASDLVHLENTAAEHLDAARS, encoded by the coding sequence GTGAACACCGCGGAATTCGCACGAAAAATCCGTGCCAGGGAACGGCTCATCGGATACTGGTCCGTGCTGGACGCCCCGATCGCCACCGAGCGCATCGGGCGGCTCGGGTACGACTACGTGGCCATCGACGGCCAGCACGGGCTCGTGGGCTACTCCGGCATCCTCAACGGCATGATGGCCGTGGACGCCGGCGGGCGAGCAGTCGGACTCGTCCGGGTCGAGTCCAACGACCCCGCCGTGATCGGACGGGCGCTCGACGCCGGCGCGGCCGGGGTCATCGTGCCGCTGATCGACACGCCCGCCGACGCCGCCGCGGCCGTGGACGCCACGCGCTACCCGCCGCAGGGGAGCCGCTCCTACGGCCCGATGCGCTCCGGGCTGCGCATCGGACCCGAACCCGCCGAAGCGAACTCCGGCACGACGGTGCTCGCGATGATCGAAACCGCCCGGGCGCTGGACAACCTCCAGGAGATCTGCGCGACCCCCGGGCTGGACGGCGTCTACGTCGGCCCCTCCGACCTGTGCCTGGCGGTGGGCGGCGCGTTCCCCGGGGACCAGTCCGTCAGCGAGGTGTTCGAGCAGGCAGTGACCGACATCAGGGAGTCGGCCGAGCGGGCGGGCATCGCGGCAGGCGTGCACACCCCGAACGGCGCGACCGCAGCACGCCGACTGGCCGAGGGCTACACCTTCGCCAGCATCGCCTCCGACCTGGTGCACCTGGAGAACACAGCGGCCGAACACCTCGACGCCGCTCGGTCGTGA